From Planctomycetota bacterium, a single genomic window includes:
- a CDS encoding PP2C family protein-serine/threonine phosphatase, with amino-acid sequence MTALGASGSQTLTETVNDAVRFRTLGVLGILLAAATANSVRLATASDQAASDVPLGVPLVMGGLILYEFLTFIWLVRIRDRQKPLPGWWNYFNACVEALAPTLLGFIVAWGDDVSLRAAALGPASHMYALFIVLSVLHVRLAVSLVSGLVSGLGLGLMVVVSSITEGSGTATDSLMPRSLEMFSAVLVVATGAAAGIVALRVRGYLGSAVSEAKRRMRAEQDLQAAAIIQRKLMPSESPDVPGFEIVGWNRPADETGGDYFDWLPLDDGRFAVCVADVTGHGLGPAMIACFCRAYGRSALRVEQKLASAVGRLNEELLNDLGDGRFVTFATLLVTPNEGELLCMSAGHGPLLVYRKATKTVESLGCETFPLGIGTIDDSVEPAKHQLAEGDVFVMLTDGFFEWRASDGDFFGVPRLCESLARHGHRAGQDMIDHILADLETFAAGTAQPDDLTAVVIRRVADQHEKPANP; translated from the coding sequence ATGACAGCGCTAGGCGCGAGTGGCTCGCAGACCTTGACCGAGACGGTCAACGATGCCGTGCGGTTCCGCACGCTCGGCGTGCTCGGCATTCTGCTCGCGGCGGCGACGGCGAACTCGGTTCGACTTGCGACGGCGTCGGATCAGGCGGCATCCGACGTGCCGCTGGGCGTTCCGCTCGTCATGGGCGGGTTGATCCTCTACGAGTTCCTCACGTTCATCTGGCTTGTCCGGATTCGTGATCGGCAAAAGCCCTTGCCAGGCTGGTGGAACTACTTCAACGCCTGCGTCGAAGCGTTGGCTCCGACGCTTCTCGGGTTCATCGTCGCGTGGGGTGACGATGTCTCGCTGCGGGCGGCTGCGCTTGGGCCGGCGAGTCACATGTACGCGTTGTTCATCGTGCTTTCGGTGCTGCACGTCCGGCTGGCGGTGTCGCTGGTGTCGGGCTTGGTTTCCGGATTGGGGCTGGGCCTGATGGTCGTCGTCTCTTCGATCACCGAAGGCAGTGGGACCGCGACGGACAGCCTGATGCCCCGATCGCTCGAGATGTTCTCAGCGGTGCTCGTCGTCGCAACAGGAGCAGCCGCCGGGATCGTCGCGTTGCGTGTGCGTGGCTACCTCGGCTCTGCCGTTTCCGAAGCCAAGCGGCGCATGAGGGCCGAGCAGGATCTGCAGGCTGCGGCGATCATTCAGCGAAAGCTGATGCCGTCCGAGTCGCCCGACGTGCCCGGCTTCGAGATCGTCGGGTGGAATCGCCCTGCCGATGAAACCGGTGGCGACTACTTCGACTGGCTGCCGCTCGACGACGGTCGATTCGCCGTCTGTGTCGCCGACGTCACCGGGCACGGTCTTGGCCCGGCGATGATCGCGTGCTTCTGCCGGGCCTACGGACGATCGGCACTGCGCGTCGAGCAAAAGCTCGCCTCAGCCGTCGGCCGACTCAACGAAGAGCTGCTCAACGACCTCGGCGACGGTCGGTTCGTGACGTTCGCGACGCTGCTTGTCACGCCCAACGAAGGCGAACTGCTCTGCATGTCAGCAGGCCACGGGCCGTTGCTGGTGTACCGAAAGGCGACGAAAACCGTCGAGAGCCTCGGTTGTGAGACGTTCCCACTCGGCATTGGCACGATCGACGACTCGGTTGAGCCGGCGAAGCACCAACTTGCCGAGGGCGATGTCTTCGTGATGCTGACCGATGGCTTTTTCGAGTGGAGAGCAAGCGACGGCGACTTCTTCGGGGTGCCTCGCCTCTGCGAGTCGCTTGCCCGTCACGGCCATCGGGCGGGACAGGACATGATCGATCACATCCTCGCCGACCTCGAAACCTTCGCCGCCGGCACCGCGCAGCCGGACGACCTCACGGCCGTCGTGATTCGGCGTGTCGCAGACCAACACGAGAAGCCCGCCAACCCATGA